A single window of Plasmodium reichenowi strain SY57 chromosome 14, whole genome shotgun sequence DNA harbors:
- a CDS encoding dynein-associated protein, putative: MKDYLGEYNKYLKYENPIIIEKEDEKNVHSKDDKTMKDKNIVRVIEEIRKNLKSNVLYKNDSKSVLFNDPIYYIFPSKCIKVKKAEHISYVSRVTNDEDIVLCLKRIYEVLSNMYSKNMIIKEEYLNELLNILTELCRQISVTCFQRGLLLKQLFNYNIMLLFEYHKLVKSSLAFNLKKQMKQNDILNNFHKEIEKKNNSINSLTKEIINTEEMMEQEKINSEKEIAEVNIIYQNKIDKLKKNNQRKKDEFTRLLQL, from the exons ATGAAAGATTACTTAGGAGAatacaataaatatttaaaatatgagaaccctataataatagaaaagGAAGATGAAAAGAATGTTCATTCAAAAGATGATAAAACAATgaaagataaaaatatcgTAAGAGTTATTGAGGAAATTcgaaaaaatttaaaatcCAATGttctatataaaaatgatagTAAAAGTGTTCTTTTCAATGATccaatttattatatatttccaagtaaatgtataaaagtaaaaaaagCAGAGCATATTTCATATGTTTCTAGAGTTACAAATGATGAAGATATAGTCCTGTGTctaaaaagaatatatgaAGTATTATCTAATATGTATTCtaaaaatatgattataaaaGAAGAGTATTTGAATGAATTGTTGAACATATTAACCGAATTATGCAGACAG ATTTCAGTCACTTGCTTTCAAAGGGGTCTTCTTCTAAAACAATTATtcaattataatattatgttattatttgaatacCACAAATTGGTTAa GTCATCACTTGCTTTTAATTTGAAGAAACAAATGAAACAGaatgatattttaaataattttcataaagaaatagaaaaaaaaaataattctaTTAATTCGTTAActaaagaaataataaatactGAAGAAATGATGGAAcaggaaaaaataaattcaGAAAAGGAAATTGCAGAA gtaaatattatataccAAAATAAGATCGATAAgttgaaaaaaaacaatcaaagaaaaaaagatgaaTTTACAAGACTATTACAATTgtaa
- a CDS encoding mannose-1-phosphate guanyltransferase, putative, whose protein sequence is MNALILVGGYGTRLRPLTLTTPKPLINFCNKPIIEHQILHLAKCGIKEIILAIAYKPTNITNFVKEMEKKYDVQIIFSIEDEPLGTGGPLKLAENYLNKYDDFFVFNSDIICTFPLIEMMNFHKQNKAPLTILVKEVEDPRAFGVVITEDKRITKFEEKPLVPKSSLINAGIYILNKQILNFIPQRNCSLEKEIFPKLASDNMLYFYQLNNFWADIGKPLDFLKGQSLYMENLEERKYEKHMLLDHLLIHYSLNENHTKNVVHKNLFVSFENIEELNKFNENEENSFIKDIFLHTKIEGNVLISSTTIIKQNCVLGDNVVLGEHVIIGEGCRIKNSCVMSHSTISSYSYIENSIIGSKSRVGNWSRIEGLCVLGESVILKPEIFVNNAFILPFKEVNNSIYDKGAIIM, encoded by the exons atgaatGCATTAATTTTAGTTGGTGGTTATGGTACACGCCTGAGGCCGTTAACTTTAACAACTCCCAAACctttaattaatttttgcAATAAACCAATAATAGAACATcaaatattacatttaGCAAAATGTGGAATTAAAGAGATAATCTTAGCTATCGCATATAAACCTACGAACATAACTAATTTTGTTAAAgaaatggaaaaaaaatatgatgtACAAATCATTTTTTCAATTGAAGACGAACCATTGGGAACAGGGGGGCCATTAAAACTGGCcgaaaattatttaaataaatatgatgatTTCTTTGTGTTCAATTCAGACATAATTTGTACATTCCCCTTAATAGAAATGATGAATTTCCACAAGCAAAATAAAGCCCCACTAACAATACTG GTAAAAGAAGTGGAAGACCCAAGAGCATTTGGTGTTGTAATTACAGAAGATAAAAGGATTACAAAATTTGAAGAGAAACCATTAGTTCCTAAATCAAGTTTAATTAATGCAGgaatatacattttaaacaaacaaattttaaattttattccTCAAAGGAATTGTTCCttagaaaaagaaattttcCCAAAGCTAGCCAGTgataatatgttatatttttaccAATTGAATAATTTTTGGGCTGATATTGGTAAACCGTTAGATTTCCTAAAGGGACAATCATTATACATGGAAAATTTAGAAGAAAGGAAATATGAAAAGCATATGTTATTAGATCACTTGTTAATTCATTATAGTTTAAATGAAAATCATACAAAAAATGTTgtacataaaaatttatttgtaagttttgaaaatatagaagaattaaataaatttaatgaaaatgaagaaaattcatttattaaagATATTTTTCTCCACACAAAAATTGAAGGAAACGTTTTAATATCATcaacaacaataattaAACAAAATTGTGTATTGGGTGATAATGTTGTACTAGGAGAACATGTAATCATAGGAGAAGGGTgtagaataaaaaattcatGTGTCATGAGCCATTCTACCATAAGTTCTTACTCATATATTGAAAACTCCATAATAGGGTCCAAGTCAAGAGTAGGAAATTGGTCACGCATTGAAGGATTATGTGTTTTAGGGGAAAGTGTTATTTTGAAACCTGAAATTTTTGTTAATAATGCATTTATTCTTCCTTTTAAGGAGGTTAACAATTCTATATATGATAAGGGGGCAATCATCATGTGA
- a CDS encoding hypothetical protein (conserved Plasmodium protein, unknown function), with protein sequence MSKPTVVFYHIINDKEDKNSQNVFYILKPIGSITLEDIKHEFPLMGTYHFRFKILHNNIPAWVDVTDESSPVPSLNSCIYAKVLRLSWLDNKTGKEITNDKNLHDRDMMKSYKDDKMTYHQGNETNHIGDHMEESQKTKSNIDMLLFETAPNKSNQTNINKKN encoded by the exons ATGTCAAAACCTACTGTTgtattttatcatataataaatgataaagaaGATAAAAATTCACAAAAcgttttttatattttaaagcCTATAGGTTCCATAACATTGGAGGATATCAAACATGAATTTCCTTTGATGGGAACATACCACTTCAG ATTTAAAATCcttcataataatattcctGCTTGGGTTGATGTTACTGATGAATCATCTCCTGTGCCTAGTCTGAATTCTTGCATATACGCaaaa GTTTTGAGACTAAGCTGGCTAGATAATAAAACAGGAAAGGAAATAACTAACGACAAAAATTTACATGATCGAGATATGATGAAATCTTATAAAGATGATAAAATGACTTATCATCAAGGAAATGAAACAAACCATATTGGTGATCATATGGAAGAATCACAGAAAACAAAAAGTAATATCGAcatgttattatttgaaaCAGCACCAAATAAATCTAATCAAACcaatataaacaaaaaaaatg